A genomic window from Streptomyces mirabilis includes:
- a CDS encoding pyridoxal 5'-phosphate synthase, with translation MGTDLHELLRSLRVWDVELPSFDPASAPAEPLPLFTEWFADAVAAGQSEPHTMSLATADEDGLPDVRIVMLHGADADGWAFASHVTSRKGRQLAARPYAALGFYWPAQGRQIRLRGPVEVAPAEEGQADLHARSTGALAAALVGGQSEVLGSVAELRRVSDEAWDRARREPDAPAPTWTLYRLRPQEVEFFQGDARRRHVRLVYRRTEPSPEGGGWRKELLWP, from the coding sequence ATGGGAACGGATCTTCACGAGCTGCTCAGGTCACTGCGGGTGTGGGACGTAGAGCTGCCCTCCTTCGACCCGGCATCCGCACCCGCCGAACCACTCCCCCTGTTCACGGAGTGGTTCGCGGACGCGGTCGCGGCGGGGCAGAGCGAACCGCACACGATGTCGCTGGCGACGGCGGACGAGGACGGGCTGCCCGACGTCCGGATCGTCATGCTGCACGGCGCGGACGCGGACGGCTGGGCCTTCGCGAGCCATGTCACCAGCCGCAAGGGCCGCCAGCTGGCCGCGCGCCCGTACGCGGCTCTGGGGTTCTACTGGCCCGCCCAGGGCCGTCAGATCCGGCTGCGGGGGCCGGTCGAGGTGGCCCCGGCCGAGGAGGGGCAGGCGGATCTGCACGCCCGTTCGACGGGGGCGCTGGCCGCCGCGCTCGTGGGCGGGCAGAGTGAAGTGCTGGGTTCCGTAGCGGAGTTGCGGCGGGTCTCGGACGAGGCCTGGGACCGCGCACGGCGCGAGCCCGACGCCCCGGCCCCGACGTGGACCCTCTACCGCCTCCGGCCGCAAGAGGTGGAGTTCTTCCAGGGTGACGCGAGGCGTCGGCACGTACGTCTCGTCTACCGCCGCACGGAACCTTCTCCGGAGGGCGGTGGCTGGCGCAAGGAGCTGCTCTGGCCCTGA
- a CDS encoding LysR family transcriptional regulator produces the protein MTPDSSPQEQPSPPVDLDLRLVRYFTVVAEHRHFGRAATALCIAQPSLSRQIRRLEQQLGARLLDRTPQGSRLTEAGEVFLPQAKALLRSATQAAARTRAAAQPSRVTIGYTSSIIVTPAVREMRRLHPDAEVVAQHLVWNDAHAALVEHRVDVAVTRLPMRTDQLHVTILYDEPRLLLVPLDHRLAGKESVTLDDIADEPLPRVSDASWNAFWRIDPRPDGSRAPDGPLIEALEDKFEFIASGQAVGIVPADPRADSIRPDLTTVPLHGVEPSHVVLATRADDRSRLVAAFRKCAQAHLAPPVPQGQSSSLRQPPPSGEGSVRR, from the coding sequence ATGACGCCCGACTCGTCGCCGCAGGAGCAGCCTTCGCCTCCGGTCGACCTCGACCTGCGGCTCGTGCGGTACTTCACGGTCGTCGCCGAGCACCGGCACTTCGGCCGGGCCGCCACGGCCCTGTGCATCGCCCAGCCGTCCCTGAGCCGGCAGATCCGCCGCCTCGAACAACAGCTCGGCGCCCGGCTGCTGGACCGTACCCCGCAGGGCAGTCGGCTCACCGAGGCGGGCGAGGTCTTCCTGCCCCAGGCCAAGGCGCTGCTGCGCTCGGCCACTCAGGCCGCGGCGCGCACCCGGGCCGCCGCCCAGCCCAGCCGTGTCACCATCGGCTACACCTCCAGCATCATCGTCACCCCGGCGGTGCGCGAGATGCGCCGGCTGCACCCGGACGCCGAGGTGGTCGCCCAGCACCTCGTCTGGAACGACGCCCACGCGGCCCTGGTCGAGCACCGGGTGGACGTGGCCGTGACCCGCCTCCCGATGCGGACCGACCAGCTCCACGTCACGATCCTCTACGACGAGCCCCGCCTGCTCCTCGTCCCCCTCGACCACCGCCTGGCCGGCAAGGAATCCGTCACCCTCGACGACATCGCCGACGAACCCCTGCCCCGGGTGTCCGACGCGTCCTGGAACGCGTTCTGGCGCATCGACCCGCGGCCCGACGGCAGCCGGGCGCCCGACGGTCCGCTCATCGAGGCACTGGAGGACAAGTTCGAATTCATCGCCTCCGGGCAGGCCGTGGGCATCGTGCCGGCCGACCCGCGCGCCGACAGCATCCGCCCCGACCTCACCACGGTCCCCCTGCACGGCGTCGAACCGAGCCACGTCGTGCTCGCGACCCGCGCCGACGACCGAAGCCGCCTTGTGGCGGCCTTCCGCAAGTGCGCCCAGGCCCACCTGGCCCCTCCCGTGCCTCAGGGCCAGAGCAGCTCCTTGCGCCAGCCACCGCCCTCCGGAGAAGGTTCCGTGCGGCGGTAG
- a CDS encoding SDR family oxidoreductase produces MRVFVTGATGFVGSSVVRELLDAGHRVLGLARSDRAAASLTAAGAEAHRGALDDLDSLRAAAGAADGVIHTAFQHGSSDFAAAARTEIHAIRTLGETLVGSGRPFVVTSGTAGLTLVPGRVATEDDEQDLSSPAAARIPGEAAALSFAERGVRASVVRLPPSVHGEGDHGFVPHIIAVARAKGGSAYPGDGSNRWAAGHRLDAAHLYRLALEEAPGGTRLHAVGDEGVPVRDIADAVGRYLKLPVAAIPREEAADHFGWLGHFFARDIPASSTLTRKRLGWHPERPGLVEDLEEGHYFAKS; encoded by the coding sequence ATGCGTGTGTTCGTCACCGGGGCCACCGGATTCGTCGGCAGCTCCGTCGTACGCGAACTGCTGGACGCGGGACACCGGGTCCTCGGCCTCGCCCGCTCGGACCGGGCCGCCGCGTCGCTGACGGCCGCGGGGGCGGAAGCGCACCGTGGCGCTCTCGACGACCTCGACAGCCTGCGGGCGGCCGCGGGCGCGGCGGACGGCGTGATCCACACGGCGTTCCAGCACGGCTCCTCCGACTTCGCCGCCGCCGCCCGGACGGAGATCCACGCCATCCGGACGCTCGGCGAGACGCTCGTGGGATCCGGTCGGCCCTTCGTCGTGACCTCCGGGACCGCCGGTCTCACGCTCGTGCCTGGCCGTGTCGCGACCGAGGACGACGAGCAGGATCTCTCCTCGCCCGCGGCGGCCCGGATCCCGGGGGAGGCGGCGGCACTGTCGTTCGCCGAGCGCGGGGTGCGGGCCTCGGTGGTGCGGCTGCCGCCGTCGGTGCACGGCGAGGGGGACCACGGTTTCGTCCCGCACATCATCGCCGTCGCCCGGGCGAAGGGCGGCTCCGCCTACCCCGGCGACGGCTCCAACCGCTGGGCCGCCGGGCACCGGCTCGACGCCGCGCACCTGTACCGGCTGGCCCTGGAGGAGGCGCCGGGCGGCACGCGGCTGCACGCGGTCGGCGACGAGGGCGTACCGGTCCGCGACATCGCCGACGCCGTCGGCCGATACCTGAAGCTGCCGGTCGCCGCCATCCCTCGCGAGGAGGCGGCCGACCACTTCGGCTGGCTCGGACACTTCTTCGCGAGGGACATCCCTGCGTCGAGCACCCTCACGCGGAAGCGGCTGGGATGGCACCCCGAGCGGCCCGGCCTCGTCGAGGACCTCGAAGAGGGCCACTACTTCGCGAAGTCGTAG